The sequence below is a genomic window from Ipomoea triloba cultivar NCNSP0323 chromosome 10, ASM357664v1.
TGGCAGGGGTTTTTGGTGTGCGTCAAGAAACAGATTTTGGAAAATACCTTGGCCTCCCTTCATTTCTAGGACGTAATAAGGCAGCTGTGTTCCGGTATGTTGAACAAAGGGTGCGTGATAGAGTTAATATGTGGCATAAAAAGTTTTTATCACGGGCTGGTAAAGAAGTATTGGTGAAGAGTATTGCCCATTCAGTATGTGCATCCATTGAGCGGATTCTGAATAGATTTTGGTGGAGTAAAGCTTCGGGTGCTACGAGAGGAATTCATTGGCTTAGTTGGTCTAGGTTGTCGAAACCTAAGTGCAATGGAGGAATGGATTTCAAACGTTTACATGAGTTTAAAATATCTCACCCTTGGCTAAGCAGGGTTGGCGGTTGCTTGTGAATCCTACTTCGCTTGTAAGTCGCCTACTAAAAGCTAAATATTATCCTCATGTTTGTTTCTTGGATGCCACCATGGGCCATAATCCCAGCTATCTATGGCGTAGCATCCTTGCTGCCCAAGATTTGCTGTGTCAAGGTGTTGTACGTCGTATTGGCAATGGCGTGGACACTCTAGTTTGGGATAAACCTTGGCTTGCTGACAATGAAAACCCACACTTGCACACGCCATGTGTGGCGGAATTACGAGAGGCAAGGGTATGTAATCTGCTTACTACTAATGGTACATGGGATGAAGATTTATTGCGTGACATTTTTGTTGAAGCTGACGTCCCCCGCATTCTTCGCACCCCTATTTCGCCTGCTTATACGGATTCATGGTGCTGGAAACTTGACTTGCATGGATCCTACTCGGTACGTTCAGGCTACCATTTTCTAACAAATGATTTCATGCAGCAGGAGCAGGTGGTGGAGTTTACTAATTGGAGAAGATTGTAGAGTTTGAAAGTGCCGGCCAATGTTAAGAATTTTCTATGGCGATGTGTCAGAAATGTGGTGCCAGTTTTGGAGATTTTACGATCGAAACAAATAGTTGGTGGTGGTTGTTCACTATGCGATGCTGTTTCTGAAACTCTAGAGCATGTGTTATGTGAATGCCCTATTGCATGCCAAGTTTGGGGGAGAGATCAGGTAATGAATGGCCTTTCCGTTGTGGAATTTGTGTCCGCTGAATTGCATGATAATGAGCGCGCATTACGTATGGCTTCGATATTCTGGACCTTGTGGAAAGTACGTAACGATCGAATTTAGAATAATGCCACTTGGTGTATCAAGTTAATTAAAGCCCATGCAGACTCCACCCTATTAATTTGGAAGGACACGTACACTGCTTCTATGCATGTTGCTCAAGGTAATACACCAGCTCTTGCTACTTGGCTTCCCCCTAGTATTGGCAGGTTAAAGTGTAATGTGGACGCAGCATTGGTGAATGGTTGTGTGTCGTTTGGTGCAGTGCTACGCGATCATTTGGGAAATTTTGTGGCAGCATGTGCAGGACGTCTGAATTGTCCACATGACCCTTATCTAGCTGAGTCCATGGCAGTTAAAGAGGCCCTAACCTGGCTGAAGGATCGCACTAATTCGCATGTTACTATTGAAACGGACTGTTTGAATTTCTGTCGTACTTTTAATTCTTGTGTTAAGGACTTTTCTTATGTCAGTGTAGTTGTTAAGCAATGTTGTTCTATTGATAGAGACATCAGGGACATTGTTGTCTGCCATGTCAAAAGGTTAGCGAATCACGTGGCTCATGTGTTGGCACGGGCAGCTGGTTCTTTCCCTGTCCTTTCTATGTGGGATTCTGTCCCTCCAAGTTGTATTTCTGATTTGGTTGTGTTTTAATGAAGTtgatttggttttcaaaaatatttacctagtaaaattactttaaaaaatagtaaatctttataattataattttttaacttttaatatgtttaatttaaatataatagaaaataataattgtaattataatttttataatgataataaataaagaaataattaacatatagtGTTAAAATGGTGGGTCcacaaaaaatttgagaaaaaaatctaaaattaatgGGAATAAGCGTTTTTGTGATTGAGTAAGATAGTAGATGATGAGGTCGAGGCTGGAGCCcacaaaaattagaaaaaaatctcaactattgaggaaggccgcCTTAAGAAGTTACATaagataaataatatattaaaataaaataatttaatttatgttgataaaaattaagaaaaattacacttttcgtccctaaattatagagtaattgtaaaattcgtccataagttatcattgacgttgcacttttcgtccctttcctaataaaacattagggacgaaatttgcaatctTAGTATAGCTTAAGAGACGAAAAGCgagcatgaccaacactcatggacgaattctacaattaccctataacttagagatgaaaagtgtaattttaccTAAAGTTTAATaatgaaaattacatttttactatttaaatttaatcatattttaaaaataaattaacatcgcaattcataaataaaattttattaatgttactattttttaatatactaataagtgatatgcattttaatataaaatataaaatgtaagttattaaaatattatagattagaataaattaaaatattacaaatttattcattattattaattttttattaatataaatgtaaaactttttacatattaatttattctaaaattTATGGAACTTTTTAAATGCAAATAATATGTTTTACATCCCTATTTCATAGTTACATTTAATCATACTTTACAATAAAATGATAAGATAAGTGTGTTGTAAAGTGATACTGGATAGTCTTTGTTATGTAATAGGTTGAGTGTTCAAATTTCAATATGAAGatatatgtaattatttatttttgaatatattaatataacatattagtggtaaacataattaattttaaatatttataaaataatatatgagttgaCATGCAAATATTATGTTATGACAACGATAATGTTAGTGCCATGTGCCTTATATGTactttgacaaaaaaaaaatactacatctatcatattttatttataatgcttattatttattagacaaattaattctttatttttttttattttcttatatttttttaaatatatatatttttgtaacagagtcatagtactcaattaaagaaaaaagttaaattttattaactaaatCAGAGAACCATAAAATGAGACAAGAAAGTATTatagttgaaaatttaaaaatattatatttcatatttattttttgagttaatgaCCGATTTAGCTCATTGACTATAGCCAAATTATCGATTTGGTCatcaactattattattattaaattaagtcTTTAACTTTAAAAGTCTTACCAAATTTCGTCCTCCATTATCATTCTATTATTCAAATCGACTATCATCATATTGCTCAAACCGATGGGAGAACAAAAATTTGGtaagattttcaaaattgaTTACCTAATTTCGTAAGGATGATAATTAATGACTAATtctgtaattttaatatagtcaagagaccatatcagttagagtttattaccgaaatgatcCATCGACTATTACGAAATTACTATTTTGgttctcgacaatttttcgtgcccaattaagtctttcgactttgaaaattttaaccaatttggtcctccgtttattttgccgttaaacatccgttaagtCGAggtcaaattggtaattttgctatagtcaagggaccatttcagtgaaaaattaattaccaatttggtcccttgattatagcaagattaccaatttggtcccaatttaacgGATATTTAACGGCGAaataaacggatgaccaaattggttaaaattttcaaagtcgagagacttaattgggcacgaaaaattgttgagaaccaaattgataatttcgcaatagtcgagagaccatttcggtaataaactctatcggttattaactcttaattttttaatataataataataataatggtttctctaaaaagaaaataataataataatggtataAATATATCCAATTTGACTCGGGACGCAGATGTGGAGAGTGGAGACCACCATCTGAACCGGTTGTCTCCAGAAATCCTCTGTGTCTCCGGGAAAAGAAACCAAACACCATAGAATCGTATCGCTACTTTTCATTGTTTTCAATTCTCAATAATTTTCTGCGTTGAATCTGATTTTCTTTTCAGTTTTGATCAATTGCTCTCCCTGGAAAGTCAAAAGCATACCAACTCGTGCACAATCCGTAGTTTTTTTTACGGAGAAGGGTATCATttctttttgtgtgttttttcaTGACattgaggaaaataaaattaaaaatataaagaaatttgGATAAGATTTGCACGTCAGAATCGAATCGGATACGCACTGTTGGATTTCTGGAGATTCATAGCCCATCGCTTGTTGTCTGTATTTTGTTTGCTTGCATATATAAACTTCGCTGTTCGGGCGTCAGATTTCTTACATCGTCACTGGTGAGTTATTCTTCTCCATAGATTTTTTCCTTTATGGGCTTAAGCTGATTTTAgattttgtaattttctttcTGGGTTCTCAAATTTTAGTTTGatttcttgaaaatgaaattttgttTCTATTATCAGCAAAAGATTGAATTTCGTTTTTTTAATCCTCATAGTAATTAGAAAGTTTTTGGACTTGAAATATCGATTTATGCGGTAGCATTTGGCACAGATATGCAGAGCCAGTTGGTTTGCAGTGGGTGTAGGACTATTCTTCTTTATCCCAGAGGAGCTACAAATGTCTGCTGTGCAGTGTGCAATGCCCTCACTCCTGTGCCGCCTCCTGGTATATCTGCTTCTTGTCACAAGATCCTTAATGTTGGGTAGTTTCAATCTTTCCTCTGTAAAGGACGATGAGAAGAGAAAATAGAAGTGAATGTTTGGTCTTGGTTACTTATATCTAATTTTGACCTTGTTTGCGAATCATCAATATATTTGGCATAATGTGTGTAAGCaactattttaatttgattggaCTTGATGATCTTACTAATTCATTCCTGCGAGAGAATATAGGAGAAGGGAAAAGAGGAGGAAGagcaaaatataagaaaaaagagagcgagaaagagagagagagaaaattgtTGGGTATGTCAACTATACAAGAAGCACaggaaatgagagagagagaggggggctTGCCTGCAATATTGATTGATTATTCCATTGATCATTAGGTTTCATGTATGCACATTAATTTTACACTAGGCTGCACAGTATGCATCTTAACTGTTACAtggtaacaaatattttaatggAGAGTTGTTCAGGGCTTCACTTAATACTTGGTGTTTTTCACAAATCTTAATAAATATGTAGATTAAATACCATGAGTTACTCCGATGCCATTGTAAAAGTGGCTTTGCTACACGAAATACCATGATTCAGTTCATACTGGATTAGCATATTTCTGTTCGTTGCaatgttatttaaaatattgcCTTTTATGCAGGAATGGAGATGGGTCAGATGGCTCAACTGATATGTGGGGGTTGCCGCACACTTCTGATGCATCCACGGGGAGCAACCAGTGTAAGATGCTCCTGCTGTCATACGGTGAACCTTGTGCCAGGTAAGAATATCAAGATTTATTTTCATAT
It includes:
- the LOC116033079 gene encoding uncharacterized protein LOC116033079; this translates as MHVAQGNTPALATWLPPSIGRLKCNVDAALVNGCVSFGAVLRDHLGNFVAACAGRLNCPHDPYLAESMAVKEALTWLKDRTNSHVTIETDCLNFCRTFNSCVKDFSYVSVVVKQCCSIDRDIRDIVVCHVKRLANHVAHVLARAAGSFPVLSMWDSVPPSCISDLVVF